The proteins below are encoded in one region of Thermosulfurimonas marina:
- the hemB gene encoding porphobilinogen synthase, with amino-acid sequence MFFPEYRPRRLRRTEALRAMVRETELSVKHLIYPLFVCPGKGVREEVSSMPGVFRLSVDEAVREAREVFELGVPAVILFGIPEKKDEVGSEAYAKRGIVQRAISAIKKEVPELLVVTDVCLCEYTSHGHCGIIKDSEVDNDATLEQLARIAVSHARAGADMVAPSDMMDGRVARIREALDEAGFSHVPILSYAVKYCSSFYGPFREAADSAPQFGDRRSYQMDPANAREALREAALDIEEGADILMVKPALPYLDIIRALREEFNHPIAAYQVSGEYAMIKAAARLGWLDEERVMLESLLSIRRAGADIIITYFAKEVARKLGR; translated from the coding sequence ATGTTCTTTCCGGAATATCGCCCCCGCAGGCTCAGGCGCACCGAGGCCCTGCGGGCCATGGTCAGAGAAACGGAACTTTCGGTAAAGCACCTCATCTACCCCCTTTTCGTCTGTCCGGGGAAGGGGGTGCGGGAGGAGGTCTCCTCCATGCCCGGGGTCTTTCGGCTTTCGGTGGATGAAGCCGTACGCGAGGCCCGGGAAGTCTTTGAGCTGGGGGTCCCGGCGGTAATCCTTTTCGGCATCCCGGAGAAAAAGGACGAAGTGGGCTCCGAGGCTTACGCCAAGCGCGGGATCGTCCAGCGGGCCATCTCGGCCATCAAAAAGGAGGTTCCGGAACTCCTCGTGGTCACCGATGTCTGTCTCTGCGAGTACACCAGCCACGGCCACTGCGGAATCATCAAGGACAGCGAGGTGGACAACGACGCCACCCTTGAGCAGCTGGCCCGCATCGCGGTCTCGCACGCCCGGGCCGGAGCGGATATGGTGGCCCCTTCGGACATGATGGACGGACGAGTGGCCCGCATCCGCGAGGCCCTGGATGAGGCGGGCTTCAGCCACGTGCCCATCCTCTCTTACGCCGTTAAATACTGCTCCAGTTTTTACGGGCCTTTCCGCGAGGCGGCGGACTCCGCCCCGCAGTTCGGCGATCGGCGCAGCTATCAGATGGATCCGGCCAACGCCCGGGAAGCCCTGCGCGAGGCGGCGCTGGATATCGAAGAAGGGGCGGACATCCTCATGGTCAAACCCGCCCTGCCCTATCTGGACATCATCCGGGCCCTGCGGGAGGAGTTCAACCACCCCATCGCCGCCTATCAGGTAAGCGGAGAATACGCCATGATCAAGGCCGCGGCCCGCCTGGGCTGGCTCGATGAGGAACGGGTGATGCTGGAAAGCCTCCTTTCCATCCGCCGGGCCGGGGCGGACATTATCATCACTTACTTTGCCAAGGAGGTGGCCCGCAAGCTGGGAAGATAA